The DNA region CGGAATAATATATTTTAATTCTCTGCAACTTGCGGCTACCTTTAGTACTTTTCTGTAGAGGAAATTATTTCCAACCAATATGGCCTTTATGCCGGAATCGTTGATTATGTAAGAAACTTCGTGTTCGGAAAGGGTAGGGTATATTGAAACATTAATTGCACCAATTTGCTGTATGCCCTGATCATAGTAAACATACTCGGGCGAATTCTCTATCATTAACCCTAAACGATCGCCTTTTTTTATTCCTTTTTCTAAGAAGAAAGCAGAAACTGCATCTGCCCGTTTTAAGGTGTCTTCGTACGAGATTTCAGCCCACTCGGAGCCTTGTTTATCAATTAAAAACGTTTCCTCAGGCTTATGAATGTTCTTTACAACATTCCTTAATAGTGTGGGAATAGTAGAAAATTCGTTAATTAATGGCATTTGCTCTATTTGGTATTGATTATAATTAACAATTATAAGTCTTTTTGGTTTAAAAACGCAAAAGGCCCCGAATTTTTCGGGGCCTTTAAACTTAATTTTTATTGATGTTAAACTGAAAAACTTTCTCCACAACCGCAGGTACGGCTTGCATTAGGGTTTACAAAGTTAAAACCTTTACCGTTTAAGCCATCTGTAAAGTCTAGCTCTGTGCCGGCTAAATAAAGAAACGATTTCATGTCTAAAGCGATTTTAATCCCTTTATCTTCGAAAAACTGATCGCCAACTTTTTCTTCGTTATCGAAATCGAGGTTGTAAGATAACCCAGAGCAACCTCCACCTTTTACCGAAACACGTAAAAAGTAATCAGCACCCATTTCAGAATCCTGCATCAGGTGATCAATTTTGTCTTTTGCTTTATCAGTTATTGTAATCATAATAATTAGATTTGAGATTTGAGAAATCAGATTTGAGACGTTTATGAGAACCATTATGATCTCACCTCTCATATCTATGTTCTCACATCTATTTTAATGGTGCGATTTTTCTAACACAATTGCTTCTAAGCCATTTTTAACGCGGTAATCGTTAATAGCCGATTTAATTGCATCTTCTGCCAACACCGAGCAGTGAATTTTTACCGGTGGCAAAGCCAATTCTTCAACAATATCCATATTGTCGATAGATAACGCCTCGTCAATCGTTTTTCCTTTTAACCATTCCGTAGCTAACGAAGATGATGCAATTGCAGATCCGCAACCAAATGTTTTAAATTTAGCGTCGGTAATTACGTTATCTTCGCTAACTTCAATCTGTAAGCGCATTACGTCGCCACACTCTGGTGCACCAACTAATCCTGTGCCAACAAATTTACTGTCTTTGTTCAATGTGCCCACGTTGCGTGGGTTATTGTAATGGTCAATTACTTTTTCTGAATATGCCATGTCTTATGTTTTTTTAGCCCCACCCCAACCCTCCCCGGTAGGGAGGGAGTAGTAAAACAATGTAATTAATATTTCTGCTCTTGGTAATTAGCGCTGGGTTTTACCCTCCACCTTAAACCTTAAAGCCTTTTGCCTTATTTAGTGTTCAGCCCACTCAATTTTACTCAAGTCGATACCTTCTTTAAACATTTCCCAAAGTGGAGAAAGTTCTCTTAAGTGATTAACCGCTTTTTGTGTAATTTCAATTGCGTGATCAATATCTTCTTCAGTGGTAAATCTTCCGAGGCCATAACGAATTGACGAATGTGCCAAATCATCAGATAAGCCCAGGCTTTTTAATACGTACGACGGCTCTAAAGAAGCCGATGTACACGCCGAACCGGAAGAAACAGCCAAATCGCTCATTGCCATCATTAAACCTTCACCCTCAACATATTTAAACGAAATGTTTGCCACGTGCGGTAAACGATGTTGTGTATTACCATTAACATAGCTTTCTTCCATTTGGTTTAGCGTCGACTCTAAACGATCGCGAAGGGCAGATAAACGTTGTGCTTCGCTATCCATTTCCAAGCGGCAAAGCTCGCAGGCTTTACCCAAGCCAACAATACCCGGAACGTTTAATGTACCAGAACGCATTCCACGTTCGTGGCCACCGCCATCCATTTGAGAAGTTACTTTAACGCGTGGGTTTTTTCTGCGCACATAAAGTGCACCAACGCCTTTTGGGCCATACATTTTATGTGCCGAAAAGGCCATCAAATCAATTCCATCAGCATTTACATCAACCGGGATTTTACCCACGGCCTGCGTAGCATCTGTCATAAATAAAGCACCATGTCTGTGTGCAATAGCAGAAATTTCTTTTACAGGCTGAATAACACCAATTTCGTTGTTGCCATACATAATAGAAACCAAAATGGTTTCAGGAGTCATCGCTGCTTCTAATTCTGCTAGGTCGATTAATCCATCTTCTTTAACGCCTAAATAGGTAACGCGTGCGCCATTTTTCTCGAGGTGCTTGCAAGTATCTAAAACGGCTTTATGTTCAGTAACCGCAGTAATAATGTGGTTACCTTTTTCTTTGTACATTTCGAATACCCCTTTAATGGCCAGGTTATCGGCCTCAGTTGCACCCGAAGTAAAAATAATTTCTTTTTCAGTACAGCCGATCAATTTGGCCACTTGCTCACGAGCATAATCCACACCCTCTTCTGCAACCCAACCAAAAGCATGGTTACGACTTGCGGCATTTCCAAATTTCTCGGTAAAGTACGGTAGCATCGCTTCCAACACCCTAGGGTCGAGAGGTGTTGTTGCGTTATTGTCTAAATATATCGGCTGTTTCATCTTATTCTGTTAATTATATCACAAAGATACAAAAAAAGTTTCCTAACAATTATAGATATTGCCTATGAGGTTATAAAGAAAAGCTGCATTTTTACATTCAACAAACCGTTTAAACGATGAATAAGATAGAACATGTTGGTATTGCCGTAAAAAACCTCGGTAAGTCGGTTCCGCTGTACGAACTTTTGTTAAACGCCTCGTGTTATAAAACCGAAATTGTGGCCTCAGAACAAGTGAACACGGCATTTTTTAAAACGGGCGAAAATAAAATTGAGCTCTTGGAGGCAACATCTGATGACAGTTCAATTGCCAGGTTTTTGGAGCGAAAAGGTGAGGGGATTCATCACATTGCTTTCGCCGTAGATAACATTTTAGAGGAAATGGAACGCTTGAAAGCCAACGGATTTACGTTGCTGAACGACACGCCCAAAAAAGGTGCCGATAACAAGATGGTTTGCTTCGTTCACCCGAAAGATGCCAATGGCGTTTTGATAGAGCTTTGTCAGGAAATTAAGTGGGTTTAAGGCGAGTCCGAAGTCGTGAGTCCGCAAGTCTGGAGTTTTAGTGCAAAAGCTAAAATGCTGAAGCTGAAAAGCCAAAGAATAAAGAATAAAGCGAAAAGCATAGCCGTCTCATCATTGCGGGCTACGGAGCAATCTTTTGGGCTAAAGCCCCTGCTTAAATATAAGGCTCCGTCGGTTTAAAACGACGGCAAATGGCATACTAAACCGGCAGCAAGAATAGCTAGTCCAATCCTTGAGGTTATTTGTATCTCATTGCCGTTCGGCTTCAGCCAACGGCACAAAGCAAGAGGTTATTCAATTAAATTCTCATTGCCGCTCGGCTTCAGCCAACGGCGAATGTTTAGTTAGATCATAATAATAATTAAAAGATAAGATTTTGGTATTTAATGGGCTGTTCTTCCATCTTTTTAAAGCAAACATCCCCTGAATTAAATATTTATTGAAAGTGTTGATTGTTTTAAAATAAATTAATACATTTGCATCCTCTAAAACTAGAGATAGAAAAGACAAATAGAAAGTGTCATAAGCGTTGTTGCCAGCAAATTGCAAAAATGTTCTTGATGTTTTCACACAGATAACTAAAAATAATATTCAAATGAAAAAAGATTTGCACCCATCAAGCTACAGACCAGTTGTTTTTAAAGATATGTCTAACGAATATGCTTTTTTAACAAAATCTTGCGTTGATACTAAAGAAACTATTAAATGGGAAGATGGTAATGAGTACCCTCTTTATAAATTGGAGATTTCTCATACTTCACACCCTTTTTATACTGGTAAAATGAAATTGGTTGATACTGCAGGTCGTATCGATAAATTTAAAAACCGTTACGCTAAGAAATAATCAAGCGTTAAGAACTTTTTTAAAGTCCCTTTGCCCAAAGCATCGGGACTTTTTTTATTTTTGTTGCTTATGACAATCAATCTATTTGATGATTCTAGCTGGAATTCCCTTCGTCCGCTTACCTTTACACGGCCAGTTGGCGATTTGCGTGTTGGCATTTTAACCATAGCAGAAAAATGGGCCAGGCATTTAAATGCCGAATTTGGCTTCAAAACTCAAGAGCATCTTTTAAAAAAATATCCCGAAAAAACCGCGGCAACCGTTTTTATTAACGGATCGGTTTGCCCCGACGAAGCGCTGTTGGAGGCGATTGATAAACTAAAACAGGATGAAGTACTGGTTACCGATACCTTGCTTTTGGCTCATAAGTACGATACTACGCCCGATAAGTTGCTTTACGGCGATTTTAAAAAAATAATTTATACACAGGCGTTTACTCGAATTACTTATCCCGAAGATATTTTTACACATAATGGGACGGAAATAAAAAGAGATTTTGCCCTCATAACCAAGGGAAGAAGCTCGGCAAGCTTAAGTTCTACTAACACTTTTTTGGGCGATAACATCTTCATAGAAGAAGGGGCGACTGCAGATTGTGCCATTTTTAATAGCAAACAAGGGCCAATTTACTTAGGCAAGAACAGCCAGGTTTGGGAGGGCAGCATCATCAGGGGAAGCTTTGCCTTGTGCGAAGACTCCTCGGTTAAAATGGGGGCCAAAATTTATCCCAATACCACTATCGGGCCATGCAGTAGGGTAGGTGGCGAAATTAACAATGCCGTAATTTGGGGTTACTCATCAAAAGGACACGAAGGTTACCTGGGGAATTCGGTAATCGGACAATGGTGCAACATTGGCGCTGATAGCAATAACTCTAACTTAAAAAATAATTACGGCGAAGTAAAGTTGTGGGAGTATAAACAACAAAGTTTTAGGAAAACAGGACTGCAATTTTGTGGGTTGATTATGGCCGATCATGCTAAATGCGCAATTAATACAATGTTTAATACGGGTACCGTTGCGGGCGTTAGTGCCAATATTTTTGGTGCCGGCTTTCCGCGAAACTTTATCCCCGATTTTGCCTGGGGTGGTGTACATGGTTTTGAAGTATACAGTTTGGCCAAAATGTTCGAAACCGCCGAAAAGGTTTACGCCAGACGGGATTTACCGTTCGATGATGTTGAAAAGGAACTGCTTACCAGCGTTTTCGAATTGACCCGGGAGTTTAGGAGATTCTAGAAAAGGCCGAAAGTCTGAGGTTCGAAAGTTGGAAGATAAAGAGGCATAAAGCGTGTTCTAAGAGAATGAATTAATGAATAAGGCATTAGCAATGTCTTGATACTGAATACTCGATACTTAATACTATAAACTAATAAAATATGAGAAAAAAAATTGTTGCCGGAAACTGGAAAATGAACCTGGATTACAACGAAGGTGTTTCGTTGTTCAGTGAGATTGTAAATATGGTTAAAGATGAGCGCAAAGGCGATCAATTGGCTATTATCTGCGCCCCTTTCATTCATTTAAATAGTTTGGCAAAATTGGGCGGAAACGATGTTAAAATCGGCGCTCAAAATATTCATGATAAAGAAAACGGTGCTTATACGGGCGAAGTTTCTGCAAAAATGGTGAAATCTGTTGGTGTAGAATATGTAATCTTAGGCCATTCTGAGCGCAGACAATACCAAGCCGAAAGCGACGAATTATTAGCTGCAAAAACCAAAATGGCTTTGGCCAACGATTTAAAACCTATTTTTTGTATTGGCGAAACGCTGGATGAACGTAACAACGGTAGCTATTATGAGGTGTTGAAAAAGCAGTTGATCAACGGTATTTTTAGCTTAACTGAAGAAGATTTCAGAAAGGTTGTTATTGCTTATGAGCCGGTTTGGGCAATTGGTACCGGTTTAACTGCTTCTCCTGATCAGGCGCAAGATATTCATGCATTCATCCGGAGTGAAATTGAGGCTAATTATGGTTTCAATGTTGCTGATGATACGACTATTTTATATGGCGGAAGTTGCAATCCGGGCAATGCAGCGAGCTTGTTTGCACAAAAGGATATAGACGGCGGTTTAATTGGAGGTGCATCGTTAAAATCTCGCGATTTTACTGATATTATTAAGGCATTAAATAGCTAGTTTATATCGATCGTAGATTTTATCTCGTTTGTCACCTTGAGCGTAGTCGAAAGGTCGTTAAAGTGGGCTTCGACTCCGCTCAGCCTGACATCGATCTTCTGATTTTTGGTGAGAAATACATAATCCAATCATTGAATTGAATAAACGCTACTAAATTTATACGAAAAGGAATAATGCAATACACAAGGGCAATATTTAAATTCGAGCATATTGAAGATTATCAGCAAGATCTACTGATCAGTGATCTTGCTGATTTGGGCTTTGATACATTTGAAGATAGCGAAAAAGGTTTTACCGCTTTCGTAATTAAAGAAAATTTAGACGAACAGCGGTTAAAAGAACTGCTGGCCAGCCATGAAGATGAATTTGCAACAACCTATCATTTGGAAGATGTTGCCGATGAAAACTGGAACGCCGAATGGGAAAAGAATTTCAGTCCGTTGGTTATTGATGATGTTTGCTACGTTAGGGCTACCTTTCATCAGCCACAGCCATCATATCCGTACGAAATTGTGATCGACCCGAAAATGGCTTTCGGTACAGGGCACCATCAAACAACAACGATGATGATGCAATATATTCTGGCTGCGGATTTAAAAGACAAAGATGTTTTGGATATGGGCTGCGGAACGGCAATTTTAGCTATTCTTGCTTCAAAGTTGGGCGCCAAGAGTTTAACGGCTATCGATTACGACGAGGTTTGTTATGAAAGTACCATTGAAAACGCCGCATTGAACAATGTAGATAATCTGGAAGCACTTTGCGGCAGTAAGGAAGTCATTCCCGACAGCAAATACGATGTAATTTTCGCCAACATTAACAGGAACATTCTGCTCGATCAGATTCACCGCTATGCGGAGGTTTTAAAAACTGATGGCAAAATCTTTTTTAGTGGATTTTATTTAGAGCCGGATTTGGCCATGATTACCGCCGAATGTGCTAAATATAACATCAAATACCTCGATAATAAACAAAATGGCGATTGGGTTGCGGCACAGTTTGAGAAAAAATAATGAAAGAGTCGTGAATGAGTGAGTTGTATGCAACGCTATTCTTTCATCAAACATTTTATCATTTAATAATTTTCTCATCCAAACATTCTCTCACTCAACAATTCACTCATTAAAATAAATGCGAATACATTTTATAGCGATTGGCGGAAGTGCCATGCACAACTTAGCCATTGCGTTACATAAAAAAGGCTATCAGGTTACAGGATCGGACGACGTGATTTTCGAGCCCGCAAAATCCCGGTTAGCTAAATACGGCTTGCTTCCGAACGAAATGGGATGGGATGAAGGCCGCATTTCTGGCGATATTGATGCGATCATTTTAGGGATGCATGCGAGGATCGACAATCCAGAACTGCTGAAAGCTCAGGAATTGGGCATCAGAATCTATTCTTATCCAGAGTACATTTACGAACAAAGCAAAAGCAAGCTCAGGGTTGTAATAGGAGGCAGTCATGGTAAAACTACCATTACCAGCATGATTTTGCATGTGCTGAACTTTTACAAACGTGATTTCGATTACCTTGTGGGTGCGCAGTTAGCAGGCTTCGAAACTATGGTGAGGGTTACAGAAGAGGCGCCTGTAATCATTATCGAAGGCGATGAGTACTTATCGTCGCCGATTGACAGGAGACCTAAATTTCATCTTTACAAGGCCAACGTTGCTGTAATAAGTGGCATTGCCTGGGATCATATCAACGTGTTTCCTACCTATGCAGATTATATTGCTCAATTTGATAAGTTTATCCACACGATTGAAGCGGGTGGAACCTTGATTTACTGCGAGGCAGACCGTGACTTAACGGAAATTGTAGATGGTTCGACTGCGGAAGTTAAAAAGATCGGCTATGAAATTCCGGAGCATACTATCGAAAACGGAATTACCTATTTACTCCCCGAAAAAACGCCTTTGAAAATCTTTGGCGATCATAATCTGATGAACCTGAATGCGGCAAAATTGGTTTGCGGGCAATTGGGTATCGATCAAAAGGACTTTGATAGCGCTATTGCTTCTTTTACGGGTGCTGCCAAACGTTTGGAGGTAATTTCTGCCAACGAATCGACAAATGTTTATAAGGATTTTGCGCACTCACCCTCTAAATTAAAGGCAACAATTGATGCGGTTAAAGCACAGTTTGTTAACCGAAAGTTGGTGGCTTGCATCGAATTGCACACGTTTAGTAGCTTGAACAAAGATTTCTTAAAAGAATATACTGGCGCAATGGATAAGGCCGACGAGGCGATTGTTTTCATTGATTTAAAAAGCTTTGAACAAAAACGTATGGAGCCATTCTCCGAAGAAGATGTTCAGTTGGCTTTTGCCAATCCGAAGCTTAAGTTTTTTAACCAGGCAGAGCAATTAAAAGCCTATCTACTGAGTTTAAATTATAAAGATACCAATTTGTTGATGATGAGTTCAGGTAATTATGCTGGTTTTGATTTGCCTCAATTGGCTGCGGCATTAGAAAAATAGATGTGAGACAGGAGATTAGAGACGTGAGATATGAGAAACGGCTTGTTCTCAAATTCTCATGTCTAACATCTCAAATCCCAAAAAAATGAAAAGCATAGGCGATCGTATAAAGCAGAGTAGGATAGGGCTCGGTTTGAGTCAGGCCGATGCTGCAAAAATGCTGCAAATTTCTACTCCGGCATTCTGTAAAATCGAAACCGGACAAACAGATTTAAATGTTTCTCGTTTATTGCAAATTGCAAAAACCTTCAAGGTTCCGGTAATGCAGCTGTTATCTGCCGAAGAGGTAGAAGCTAGCGCTGCTGATGACGTTTTAGCTTTGAAGAAAGCGCTGATCGAAAAAGATGAAGAGATCAATAAACTCCGCAAAAAGGTTATTGATCTTTACGATAAGTTGGGCATGTAGAAATGAGCCTATTCGTAAACGCGGGTTCGTCGCTTCGTCGCTTAGAGATTCTTCGCTGCGCTCAGAATGACAACAAAACCGAATGACGAATAGCCGATTAAAAGATCTTCCTCATGGTTAAGTGCTTTTTGCCAAAAGTAGCGCCTGTAGCTTTATGTATCGCTAGCATTTGTTCGTTAAAATCGCCAACCCAGCTTAATTCCAGTTCTTTATATTGATTTTTCGGTAAAACATATT from Pedobacter endophyticus includes:
- a CDS encoding IscS subfamily cysteine desulfurase yields the protein MKQPIYLDNNATTPLDPRVLEAMLPYFTEKFGNAASRNHAFGWVAEEGVDYAREQVAKLIGCTEKEIIFTSGATEADNLAIKGVFEMYKEKGNHIITAVTEHKAVLDTCKHLEKNGARVTYLGVKEDGLIDLAELEAAMTPETILVSIMYGNNEIGVIQPVKEISAIAHRHGALFMTDATQAVGKIPVDVNADGIDLMAFSAHKMYGPKGVGALYVRRKNPRVKVTSQMDGGGHERGMRSGTLNVPGIVGLGKACELCRLEMDSEAQRLSALRDRLESTLNQMEESYVNGNTQHRLPHVANISFKYVEGEGLMMAMSDLAVSSGSACTSASLEPSYVLKSLGLSDDLAHSSIRYGLGRFTTEEDIDHAIEITQKAVNHLRELSPLWEMFKEGIDLSKIEWAEH
- a CDS encoding helix-turn-helix domain-containing protein — its product is MKSIGDRIKQSRIGLGLSQADAAKMLQISTPAFCKIETGQTDLNVSRLLQIAKTFKVPVMQLLSAEEVEASAADDVLALKKALIEKDEEINKLRKKVIDLYDKLGM
- a CDS encoding HesB/IscA family protein; this translates as MITITDKAKDKIDHLMQDSEMGADYFLRVSVKGGGCSGLSYNLDFDNEEKVGDQFFEDKGIKIALDMKSFLYLAGTELDFTDGLNGKGFNFVNPNASRTCGCGESFSV
- the iscU gene encoding Fe-S cluster assembly scaffold IscU encodes the protein MAYSEKVIDHYNNPRNVGTLNKDSKFVGTGLVGAPECGDVMRLQIEVSEDNVITDAKFKTFGCGSAIASSSLATEWLKGKTIDEALSIDNMDIVEELALPPVKIHCSVLAEDAIKSAINDYRVKNGLEAIVLEKSHH
- the mce gene encoding methylmalonyl-CoA epimerase, whose protein sequence is MNKIEHVGIAVKNLGKSVPLYELLLNASCYKTEIVASEQVNTAFFKTGENKIELLEATSDDSSIARFLERKGEGIHHIAFAVDNILEEMERLKANGFTLLNDTPKKGADNKMVCFVHPKDANGVLIELCQEIKWV
- a CDS encoding UDP-N-acetylmuramate--L-alanine ligase — encoded protein: MRIHFIAIGGSAMHNLAIALHKKGYQVTGSDDVIFEPAKSRLAKYGLLPNEMGWDEGRISGDIDAIILGMHARIDNPELLKAQELGIRIYSYPEYIYEQSKSKLRVVIGGSHGKTTITSMILHVLNFYKRDFDYLVGAQLAGFETMVRVTEEAPVIIIEGDEYLSSPIDRRPKFHLYKANVAVISGIAWDHINVFPTYADYIAQFDKFIHTIEAGGTLIYCEADRDLTEIVDGSTAEVKKIGYEIPEHTIENGITYLLPEKTPLKIFGDHNLMNLNAAKLVCGQLGIDQKDFDSAIASFTGAAKRLEVISANESTNVYKDFAHSPSKLKATIDAVKAQFVNRKLVACIELHTFSSLNKDFLKEYTGAMDKADEAIVFIDLKSFEQKRMEPFSEEDVQLAFANPKLKFFNQAEQLKAYLLSLNYKDTNLLMMSSGNYAGFDLPQLAAALEK
- a CDS encoding GlmU family protein, encoding MTINLFDDSSWNSLRPLTFTRPVGDLRVGILTIAEKWARHLNAEFGFKTQEHLLKKYPEKTAATVFINGSVCPDEALLEAIDKLKQDEVLVTDTLLLAHKYDTTPDKLLYGDFKKIIYTQAFTRITYPEDIFTHNGTEIKRDFALITKGRSSASLSSTNTFLGDNIFIEEGATADCAIFNSKQGPIYLGKNSQVWEGSIIRGSFALCEDSSVKMGAKIYPNTTIGPCSRVGGEINNAVIWGYSSKGHEGYLGNSVIGQWCNIGADSNNSNLKNNYGEVKLWEYKQQSFRKTGLQFCGLIMADHAKCAINTMFNTGTVAGVSANIFGAGFPRNFIPDFAWGGVHGFEVYSLAKMFETAEKVYARRDLPFDDVEKELLTSVFELTREFRRF
- a CDS encoding type B 50S ribosomal protein L31; the encoded protein is MKKDLHPSSYRPVVFKDMSNEYAFLTKSCVDTKETIKWEDGNEYPLYKLEISHTSHPFYTGKMKLVDTAGRIDKFKNRYAKK
- the tpiA gene encoding triose-phosphate isomerase produces the protein MRKKIVAGNWKMNLDYNEGVSLFSEIVNMVKDERKGDQLAIICAPFIHLNSLAKLGGNDVKIGAQNIHDKENGAYTGEVSAKMVKSVGVEYVILGHSERRQYQAESDELLAAKTKMALANDLKPIFCIGETLDERNNGSYYEVLKKQLINGIFSLTEEDFRKVVIAYEPVWAIGTGLTASPDQAQDIHAFIRSEIEANYGFNVADDTTILYGGSCNPGNAASLFAQKDIDGGLIGGASLKSRDFTDIIKALNS
- the prmA gene encoding 50S ribosomal protein L11 methyltransferase, translating into MQYTRAIFKFEHIEDYQQDLLISDLADLGFDTFEDSEKGFTAFVIKENLDEQRLKELLASHEDEFATTYHLEDVADENWNAEWEKNFSPLVIDDVCYVRATFHQPQPSYPYEIVIDPKMAFGTGHHQTTTMMMQYILAADLKDKDVLDMGCGTAILAILASKLGAKSLTAIDYDEVCYESTIENAALNNVDNLEALCGSKEVIPDSKYDVIFANINRNILLDQIHRYAEVLKTDGKIFFSGFYLEPDLAMITAECAKYNIKYLDNKQNGDWVAAQFEKK